A window of Bombus terrestris chromosome 4, iyBomTerr1.2, whole genome shotgun sequence genomic DNA:
gTATTTTAAGACTCAAAATGGTTCAAAGGATCGTTTGAAAACCAACTTTGCACATCGACGACACGACTGACGACACGTAGGAGGACGCATGCTATTCGCATTTCATTACATAAAATTTCCTTCCTAATAACTCGTATTACTCGAAATTCCCATTGCGTATTTACTCGTACACAACGGAACGAGGTTGACATAATATTTGTCAAGGTGAATCGCGAGGACGTACAATGATATCATTCCTGTCGTCATTTCACGCACACTATTGCGTGAATAGCGTAGCACTCGTGACGCGAATTTCCTGCAGCAGGATGTACGCAATCGTACATAGGCGAGCAATTTCGTGGACACTGTGAGTGTAGAATGGGACGTTATAGCCGGATTATGCGTCAACGATTTGCGCGAGATTGGGCAACGTTTATAATTATCGATTAGACAATCTGTTTCTTACGAAGTTGTCGTTGTGACATCGTACGcggaaaaaaaatgtaaattattttgaataCTAAGTGGATTGCGAGTATAGTTATGAATATTGCGGTTTTACACACTGAAGCTTAGTTCTATTCGAAATCCGATACACAGACACTTCTAATCTTTTTTTAGTAATCGTGAGACTTTCTATATAGATAGCGATATGAATATTCAATTCAAGCAATAATCGCAACAAATTGAATAGTTTCTCCGTATATACGATGGTGAAAAAGAGATAACAAAGGATAAGCAGTACGAGAAACAACATAACGTGATCATTAAGTAAATATAATACAGTAAGTATACAAGGTGTCTTCTGTAGGAACTACTGATACTTAAACAcgtaaataacaattttaaacCTCTTTCTGCCTTTCGCTGTATAGAATACCGTGAAAGTTTGAGGTCTGATGAATCCACAATGTAAAAAGTGTCCACTACAAAAGTTAGCGTATAAAATTCTGTATCTTGGAATGTTTCGCAAAATTTACAATAGGATTACGTTCAACAAATCTATTCCAGAATCTGCTGAGAAATACTTTTTGATGAAAATTACGCTTGAAGAAGAAGCAAGCACTCACCGAAATAGACTGGCTTGTCGCACTTAGGACAGTTGGGCATGATGGAACGGTCTGGTTCTTGTTGGAACAACTACGGAAGCGTCGAACAGGCTCCACTCAGCAGCGTGGTCAAGCGCGTACTGGGCCCGCGCGTTCTGCAAGGTAACGCGATTCTCTCTAGTTGATTGAGCGTACGAACGTGTGTTAACGTCGGTCGTACATGTGTGTGCGCGTGTGAGAAACCCGTGTTAAGGTCGCCTCGGTTCGACTTCGAAACTGGTATCCCGTCTATgtacgtgtgtatgtatgtgtccatgcacgcacacacgcacacattcACACACACGCATGCATGTCTCTACATGAATGTACATCGAGTGTGCGTGCACCTGAACTTGCGGCGGCAGTAGAGTGTCATCGACGCGATTGTGTGCGTGTACCAGGTAAGTGCGCTCGTAACCGCTAACGGTCGCTTTACTCGAGAGGTTCGACTTCTTCGACCGATGAATCGCTCTTCTGACCGACCGATCCCGTTATCCATTGTTGACAGATTCGTTATCGAAAACGCATAGCCAAGTACAGGGCTGTTCATGAGTATTCAGAGATGGTCTGAGTCGATCGGTATACTAGCGTGTATACGTAAATAACGGGGCGGATAGAAACAATAGGAATGCAACCGAACGAGATTGTTGAGGATGGAGCGGATGTATGTACGTAGAGGCTCGAGAAGAGGAATTGGGCTAAGGCCGTGGACAGCGTGGTTGATGAAATAAGAAGAGAGAGGAATAAGTTGACGAAAGAGCGAGTTCGAGCTTGGTGAAAGATATTAACGTGCATTGAAACGGGTTTGAACGAAGTAAACAATCTTCACTCTTTTATAGCATCCAATCCTCGTAACGAGTCATTTCGTATTTATACCTTTTAGAGATTTTCTTTGTTAATCGATATTTGTCGATATCACGATCCTCTAATTTCAGTTACATTGTATTCGCAGagagatagaattatttgaaatatttcattttcaaaatttagCAACGTGACTCGCACTAAGCCAATATGTCGTCACTgatcgttataatatataatagaaatcaTTATTTCGAACAATTTCGTAAAGAAGACATATAACGCTAAAATTTGATTGTACTTGTACATTCatcatttcattaattaataacttaCGTAGTTGATACTATAAGAATTAATTACATCGTCATTTGACACGTTCTTTATAGGTTTTATAAACAATAGAGCTTTACAGATTCTAAGAAACTATTCTGAATTCAAGCGTTTAAAATGAAGGTAGATACAAATACTGATTGTTTTACAGAAAAAATACTGATCGAACACATTTCTAGAGAAATTCGTATCGCTCGATTTTCGAAAAATCGTAGCAAAAAATAAGACACGATATATACATCTTGATACCTGCCAACATCCAAATAGTAGACACACGAGGAGATAGGTCTTGGCTGCTCATTTGCTAGAGCTAATATCTGCGGTGTGTCGAAAACGCAAATAAAACCTGGGCTACCTCTGAGTGGTTATTATCGTCAGTAAATAACGGGGCAACATATTTTTAAGCAGGCGATAAAAACATATGGGGCACGTAGATTTTATAACTGACCACATCCTCTGATTAATGCAATATATATCTGCACCACTCTTGATTCGACGTTAGTGAAAAGCAAACACGCGAAATTGAAACATAGGTCATAGAACAGGGTGTATAAAAGATTATCAACCGAAATGAATTCGTATGATGACGATCAATTAAAATTGATCACCTCTATCGAAAACGACGACGTGAGAACGGCGATAGAGATCTGCACCACgagatttgataaaaaattcttACAGCCTGTTGGAGTACTGCGCGTGACTATCGTTCAGCTGGCTGCTTGGCAAGGGAATATTGAATTATTGCAATTGTTGTATGAAAATGGAGCTGATATCAATGCCACGGACAAAATTGGCAGATGTGCGCTTTTTCACGCGGCGCATCATGGAAACTGTGAAGTGGTGAATTGGTTGTTGGAACATGGAGCTTCCACGGAAAATAGAGTCGGGGTTGATTCTTGTTACAAGAATACTCGTTTACCTTCGAACCTGTGTTTTATTGGTCAAAACGTGAGTACcgtgaattaaataaaatttcatttctgtgCCACTCATTAGCAATTTTAAAGCTTTTTTggatacatttttatgaatacaatttttatgaaatattttaagagTTTAAAAAATGTACGGAGTACacataataaacaaaaatatttaaatatccaaGATATAATACTTGTAGTATAATATTATCTAATGAGTGAAGCAAACCTTCGCGTAGGTTCTGTTTCATTACTTGTGttcgtgaaaatataaatttttataaatatttctagctTATTTATCATCTTCCAAATGAAAGTACTAATCGATTGGAATTTTAGTTACCTACGCCTGAGTGTTGGGGAAGGACACCCATGCACCAAGCTGTGAAGAACAATCACGCTGCGGTAGTCAAGATCCTGGTGGAAGCTGGTGCTGATGTGAACGTGGAAGACGAACGTGGAATCACACCATTGCTACTAGCAGGGACCGCAATCGCAAAAGAAGATTTCaacgaaatttccaaatttaatgACATCGTAGACATCCTCGTAGCAGCAAAAGCTTCAACTAACGTCATCGATCCTAATACAGGTATTATATAGAGGTCgtcaattatgaaaattattaagcTGATTCAATTTCATTTATCGCGTACCGTGTACTGATCTCTTCTGTGTTGTGTTTGATCCTAATTAGTTCTTTTTATAAACTTACAGGTACTACCGTATTGCATACTGCGACCTCACTAGGAAGTTGTTCGGCGACGAAAAGGTTACTGAACGGTGGTGCGTGGCCTCTTTATCAATGCAAAAGCACAGGAAGTACTCCTCTTCATCTCGCTGCCAGCACGGGTAACCCAGAGACGCTTTCGATCCTTCTAGAGAGCATACCTTCTTGTGATATCGACATTCGAGATAACGTGAGTCTTTATTTAACCTTCTatgtatttgttaaatttaacgTAATAATCACTTAATTGTCCCATTTCCTTTCTTTGATATCCAGATCAATCGAACGCCATTGCATAGAGCAGCTTACCAAGGTCACCACGAGTGCGTTCGAATACTAATCGATCACGGTGGCAATTTAGGCGCAGAAACGAACACGGGAATTACTGTCATCGATGCCATATTTGCTCACATACCAACACCAGTCTTATTTCTAAACGATGTTCTGTCTTCCCGCGTTAAAATGAGTTCCGTTGAAAGTTCCGTGGAAAATTCCCAGGTAATAGAAACAGCGTGATTTACTCGTTCTAAAGATGTCGTTCCTCCCTTTTACtcttttctgtattttattgttttctgTTCAAGATCACCATTGACTTCAACGTGCTAGCGCCAAAAGGAGAGCTGCAAATGGGAGTAGTTACGTCCCTTATTGCAGCAGCCTCGAACGTGGAACAATTGACGATACTACAACATCCGCTGATGGAAACGTTCCTCTGGTTGAAGTGGTCCAAGTTGAGAGTATTCTTCTTTAGTCTCGTCTTCGTCCATGCCCTGCTGGTCTTTTCCCTGTCTGGTTATTCCATAACGATATTGCAATACGAGACTGATTGCAGCCTGTTGCGGAGAATTCTCTCTTCCTGTTCTTGCGTCCTCTTCCTTCACAATGTCGTCCAAGTGCTGATGGTACCTAGGTTCGTctagaatcaaaataaaattaagtttgTTCCTTCGTCATTTCTCTTAGAATTTTAACATGggtaaatttcctataaacatCAGATACGTACCTTCACCCTTGTTCGTAAGTATCGAGACACTCGCGAGAACCAACAACAGTTAATATGATCAGGAAATCGTCAAACCTGTAAAACTTATCATTTCATTTGAAACGTAGATTCACAAGGTACCCATACaatttgatataataaaaataattttcacctTGTCCATCTTGTATACCTGTCGCGTCTTTTCATCAGTATCTTCactttatttattcttacaatTACTCCGGAAACCTATATATTCTAGATATTATCTGAGACAGTACGAAACGTGGCTATCGTTCACCTGCGCGGCGATATCTCTGACGATTTCAGTGGGTAGCGCTTATAGAAGCGAGATTACGGCTTCATCAGGGGAAAAGGAATTACACGGTGCTCGACAGCCCCCTCAATGGATGTTGCATTCCATCAGCTTGGCAATCCTGCTTGCCTGGATGCAAATGATGCTGTTAATCGGCCGCCTTCCAATGTGCGGATATTACGCGCTCATGTTCTCCACGGTGCTGAAGAATATTCTGAAGGTCAGTAGTAGACGTAATCAACCGACGTGCGTTTGATTCCCGGTGCGCCGTGTAATAATCGCTTGTTCCTCGCCCTATTCGCTCGTCAGGATCGAACTTGGGGAAAGGAAAAAGTAACGAGGAATCCCCCGTTGAAGGAAGAACTCCCAATTTTCCTCGTTAAAGCGCGTCGAGTCGCGGTTAAACGGGTGCGAATAAAAAGCAGCTACGTCCGACACCGCAAGAACACCGTTTTTCACCGAAGAGAGTCGTTTCAACAGGAGCAACGTTAACCCTGATTTAATGTGCCGGGGGAGGCTTTTTTTTCTTGTATCTTTTTCCTTTgcttcctctttctccttttcttttttttttttttttttaattccgtCTGTATGGCAAAAGATCCTGCATTTAGCCGAAACGAAAGGTACAAGAGAGAGACGAGCCTCTTCCCTTCGGCGAATATCGTTAGAAATGAAAAGCCAAAGGGGGAAGAAGGAAGAAGCAAGGTTCTAAATGTCTGGTCGGTGATATGGCTCCCATCAGGACCCACTTGCCTACCCCTACTTCGCGCAGCCCTACCACCCTCTCTACTTCGCGATTATAACAACGTGCATCTGGggctttttatttcctttcagGTTCTCCTAGCGTTCGTCTGCCTGATTGTCGGATTCGCGTTCAGCTTCGCCGTTTTGTTCCACGGGAACGACCAGTTTCGCAATTCCTGGAGGGCCGTCGTGAAGACCGTGGTAATGATGATGGGTGAGTACGAGTACGGGGCTCTGTTCTCGGACGAGAAGAATGGGAGTTCCTTCCTACCAGCCACGAGCAGGGTCGTGTTCCTCGCTTTCGTCATGCTCGCTAGTATCGTCCTGATGAACCTGATGATCGGCCTCGCGGTCAATGACATCCAAGGCCTCGAGAAGGAGGTACGGTCCGTCGATACTCTTACTCACCTACCTTCGATATTCATTACGTAAACGTTTCCTTGGTATTGCGGAATGCTGGATGAATAATTCCATAGTAATATCGGAAATAGCAACGAATCACTAGTACATTGACGATCGATGATTATATCTGAAAATCAAATGGGACAAATATAATAAGCTTACTTTCgttgattttctaatttttacgcTTCATGACAAACTAAAGAGAAGTACTTCGATATATCATagttgaaatagaaaaatatattcactGAGTATATCttaaatagaatatatatagtaCCATCAATGTTATGAGAAAATTGCGGATGTTTATATAGTTACAAAAATACGTAGAAGATGCAATTTAAAGTATATGTTATAATAtctagtaaataaaataaactattCAGCCTCGATTCCTTTAGTAATGCTcaaagaaatatgaatttacataaacatcctATATCTTTGAAGTATTTAGGAAAGTGATGGAATCGTACATTTAATTCCAAAGTCCATTAAAAAGATAGTTCTACTAATATATTAGTGGCAGACAGCGCATTAAATTTTAAACTATGCTACCAAGGGAGGAAAATATAGGTCATCATGATCTCTCCCTGTAGTCTTCGTTTCTAATTGAATATCCAATTTAATTAgaagttaattaaattaattaaagtgtGCGAGTGCCCGTATAAGAATGAATATTGCGTGAATTCAGGGACACATTCGCCAATTGCTAAAGCAGGCCGAGTTTGTGGCTCATTTAGAAAGACTAGTGCTGACATCACATCGAATCTTTCGCCGCAATTGGCTACATCCTCGGTTAGCCAGGCTGCTAGACTCGAGGCGAGGCATTCCCACAAAAATTACGTTCTGTTATCACGAACATTATTTCCATGAATCATCCCTCGGCGTGCCAGCGAGGCTGAAGGAGGCGTTGTTTCTGCTCGCCTTGGGAAACTCGCGCGACACCGAAAGGTGAGCAACTTGTCGTGCGACGAACGAGTAAAAGTTCGGTCGATCACCATCATTTTAcgctttaattaataatttcatccaTAACGACCCAAAGTTGCAGCCGGCTTAAAGAAAACGCTGTTTTCCCAGCAGGCGTGAAAATAACAACGGGGACGATAACGTGGAATTAAAAGCGCTGTTGGAGGAAGTGTTGCTGCAATTAAGGGTACCTTATTATCCGTCCGCCATGAGAAAGTTTTCAGTACCTTATAATGCACGAACTCAAACGGGGCAGAGGAAAATTACTAACCAGTGAAGAAATATATCTGTGTATCTTTTTCttatgtttttattaaaatatcgatgaactctatgatatatatttatttgtttattgcaTATCCTATGgaaatatctttaatttatgttaattttgcttaattgcaaaaaaatatttagaaaatgaatATTACATGAAAACTTACccagatttaattaaataataggTAGAAGTATGGTATATAACCTCTATTGGAACTTTGAAATCACTAGAAAAAAAGAGAGGTATTAATTACGTTTCTACTTATGTCTAAATATGTAACACTCAGTGAGaggttttgttattttttatctttaccCGACTGTTATTCGCATACCtttaattattgaaaatgatAGTAGCCGGATTAAGATATTACAAAAATCTGTGTGtgataattacaataattgtgCTCTgttgaaaaataacaaaaaaaatacCTCGTCGGTGGCTTGAGTTATATCAGTTTAGCTCTGAATTACAGATACGCATTGCTAAATGTCGGTATAGTAGAAGAATAATGTTATCGACGTAACCTAGCGAAGATTTCATTAGATATCGATCTGAGCATAGATGTCTCTGCGATACTATTTTAGATTTTCAAAGTTGTAACGTACGAAAGTGTCATAGCACATTGATCGTTTCTTAGCAGGATCATAGAATGTTGTAAGTTGTAAGTAAGcatgtttattaaatttataccttaaaatatgtaacatattTCAAATAGCACAGCCttttaattattgtataattcAGGATTTTTTGTTATCCATTCAATCTTTATCGTATTTGCTCAAATTTTCGTGCTATCCTCAATAATTCTCAAGTGACTATAGTCACGAATAATTTTGCGAACAACAAACGCAATTTATGcaattacattttacaaataattacatTTATGATAGCATGCAGATTCCTCATTATATTTCAATTGAAGCGATAATTAAATAGGATTTTAATGAATGTATGTTTGATACCATACCTGTCACCCTCATCAGTAATCCAACGCATATGGTAATGCGATAAATTTATCgtcgtatatatttttcaaacacaATTCATTATTTCGACGAGAATATTGATAAATAGCTTTCAAAACGTTACAGATCACGCCGACAGATATGTAGTACGTACAACATTGTCAACCAACCAATCAAATACTTGTACGATCGCTGTGCTATTAAAATTGGCGGGAAATGCAGGAAACAATGGCTTTCAAAGAAAGGCTGTAATTTCTTCGCATCGAGGAATATTCTGGATATTCGAAGTTTAGTAAGTCTTC
This region includes:
- the LOC100646777 gene encoding transient receptor potential channel pyrexia isoform X2, translating into MNSYDDDQLKLITSIENDDVRTAIEICTTRFDKKFLQPVGVLRVTIVQLAAWQGNIELLQLLYENGADINATDKIGRCALFHAAHHGNCEVVNWLLEHGASTENRVGVDSCYKNTRLPSNLCFIGQNLPTPECWGRTPMHQAVKNNHAAVVKILVEAGADVNVEDERGITPLLLAGTAIAKEDFNEISKFNDIVDILVAAKASTNVIDPNTGTTVLHTATSLGSCSATKRLLNGGAWPLYQCKSTGSTPLHLAASTGNPETLSILLESIPSCDIDIRDNINRTPLHRAAYQGHHECVRILIDHGGNLGAETNTGITVIDAIFAHIPTPVLFLNDVLSSRVKMSSVESSVENSQITIDFNVLAPKGELQMGVVTSLIAAASNVEQLTILQHPLMETFLWLKWSKLRVFFFSLVFVHALLVFSLSGYSITILQYETDCSLLRRILSSCSCVLFLHNVVQVLMVPRYYLRQYETWLSFTCAAISLTISVGSAYRSEITASSGEKELHGARQPPQWMLHSISLAILLAWMQMMLLIGRLPMCGYYALMFSTVLKNILKVLLAFVCLIVGFAFSFAVLFHGNDQFRNSWRAVVKTVVMMMGEYEYGALFSDEKNGSSFLPATSRVVFLAFVMLASIVLMNLMIGLAVNDIQGLEKEGHIRQLLKQAEFVAHLERLVLTSHRIFRRNWLHPRLARLLDSRRGIPTKITFCYHEHYFHESSLGVPARLKEALFLLALGNSRDTERRENNNGDDNVELKALLEEVLLQLRVPYYPSAMRKFSVPYNARTQTGQRKITNQ
- the LOC100646777 gene encoding transient receptor potential channel pyrexia isoform X1, with the translated sequence MNSYDDDQLKLITSIENDDVRTAIEICTTRFDKKFLQPVGVLRVTIVQLAAWQGNIELLQLLYENGADINATDKIGRCALFHAAHHGNCEVVNWLLEHGASTENRVGVDSCYKNTRLPSNLCFIGQNLPTPECWGRTPMHQAVKNNHAAVVKILVEAGADVNVEDERGITPLLLAGTAIAKEDFNEISKFNDIVDILVAAKASTNVIDPNTGTTVLHTATSLGSCSATKRLLNGGAWPLYQCKSTGSTPLHLAASTGNPETLSILLESIPSCDIDIRDNINRTPLHRAAYQGHHECVRILIDHGGNLGAETNTGITVIDAIFAHIPTPVLFLNDVLSSRVKMSSVESSVENSQITIDFNVLAPKGELQMGVVTSLIAAASNVEQLTILQHPLMETFLWLKWSKLRVFFFSLVFVHALLVFSLSGYSITILQYETDCSLLRRILSSCSCVLFLHNVVQVLMVPRYYLRQYETWLSFTCAAISLTISVGSAYRSEITASSGEKELHGARQPPQWMLHSISLAILLAWMQMMLLIGRLPMCGYYALMFSTVLKNILKVLLAFVCLIVGFAFSFAVLFHGNDQFRNSWRAVVKTVVMMMGEYEYGALFSDEKNGSSFLPATSRVVFLAFVMLASIVLMNLMIGLAVNDIQGLEKEGHIRQLLKQAEFVAHLERLVLTSHRIFRRNWLHPRLARLLDSRRGIPTKITFCYHEHYFHESSLGVPARLKEALFLLALGNSRDTESRRENNNGDDNVELKALLEEVLLQLRVPYYPSAMRKFSVPYNARTQTGQRKITNQ